The proteins below are encoded in one region of Neofelis nebulosa isolate mNeoNeb1 chromosome 17, mNeoNeb1.pri, whole genome shotgun sequence:
- the PVR gene encoding poliovirus receptor isoform X2: MVWPPPLLLSLLCLLWAPTRAGTGTVDVQAPAQVRGFLGDTVELLCKLPPLEHKVQVTQATWTRRTAAGDDLNVAVFHPTQGSSFPEPGRLEFVAARPGEELRDASLALRGLRAEDEANYTCRFAMFPDGSKSARTWLRVLARPENAAETEEVPPGPLSLEPVPVARCVSRGGRPPARISWSYPDGKANDSLVPGHLPGTFDVISLLTLTPSSQADGQNVTCKVEHESFKEAVLLSVTLAVPYPPEVSISGYDDNWYLGRSEATLNCDVRSKPEPTGYDWSTTRGPLPPSAEAQGSHLLIRTVDKSINTTFICHVTNALGTGQAEMTVLVREPHEEETQPVLSIPIIVVIVVTVFLVALLLIYFCWFRRSRRTPNSSSANGCISYTAVDLNASSSQDPPAENTR; the protein is encoded by the exons ATGGTgtggccgccgccgctgctgctgtcGCTGCTGTGCCTGCTCTGGGCGCCCACGAGAGCAG GGACCGGGACGGTTGATGTGCAGGCGCCCGCGCAGGTGCGCGGCTTCCTGGGCGACACGGTGGAGCTGCTGTGCAAACTGCCGCCCCTGGAGCACAAAGTGCAGGTGACGCAGGCCACGTGGACGCGGCGGACGGCGGCGGGGGACGACCTCAACGTGGCGGTCTTccaccccacacagggctccagcTTCCCCGAGCCCGGGCGGCTGGAGTTTGTGGCCGCCAGGCCGGGCGAGGAGCTGCGGGACGCGTCGCTGGCCCTGCGAGGGTTGCGCGCCGAGGACGAGGCCAATTACACCTGCCGGTTCGCCATGTTCCCCGACGGCAGCAAGAGCGCGCGCACCTGGCTCCGCGTGCTGG CCCGGCCGGAGAACGCGGCTGAGACGGAGGAGGTCCCGCCCGGCccgctcagcctggagcctgtgccCGTGGCCCGCTGCGTCTCCCGGGggggccgcccgcccgcccggaTCTCCTGGTCATACCCGGACGGGAAGGCCAATGACAGCCTGGTGCCAGGACACCTGCCTGGCACGTTCGACGTCATCAGCCTCTTAACCTTAACACCCTCCAGCCAGGCAGATGGCCAGAACGTCACCTGCAAAGTGGAGCATGAGAGCTTCAAGGAGGCCGTCCTGCTGTCTGTGACTCTCGCTGTGCCTT ACCCCCCTGAGGTCTCCATTTCGGGCTATGATGACAACTGGTACCTCGGCCGCAGCGAGGCCACCCTGAACTGTGATGTCCGCAGCAAACCAGAGCCCACAGGCTACGACTGGAGCAC GACCAGGGGTCCCCTGCCACCCTCCGCTGAGGCCCAGGGCTCGCACCTCCTGATCCGTACCGTGGACAAGTCAATCAACACGACTTTCATCTGCCACGTCACCAACGCCCTAGGGACTGGCCAGGCAGAAATGACCGTCCTGGTCAGAG AACCTCACGAGGAAGAGACACAACCAGTCCTGTCCATCCCCATCATCGTGGTGATCGTGGTGACCGTGTTCTTAGTGGCCCTGTTGCTGATTTATTTCTGCTGGTTCAGACGCTCCC gTCGGACCCCAAACAGCTCCTCTGCCAATGGC TGTATCTCTTACACGGCGGTGGACCTTAATGCCAGCTCTTCCCAGGACCCGCCCGCGGAGAACACCAGGTGA
- the PVR gene encoding poliovirus receptor isoform X1 — protein sequence MVWPPPLLLSLLCLLWAPTRAGTGTVDVQAPAQVRGFLGDTVELLCKLPPLEHKVQVTQATWTRRTAAGDDLNVAVFHPTQGSSFPEPGRLEFVAARPGEELRDASLALRGLRAEDEANYTCRFAMFPDGSKSARTWLRVLARPENAAETEEVPPGPLSLEPVPVARCVSRGGRPPARISWSYPDGKANDSLVPGHLPGTFDVISLLTLTPSSQADGQNVTCKVEHESFKEAVLLSVTLAVPYPPEVSISGYDDNWYLGRSEATLNCDVRSKPEPTGYDWSTTRGPLPPSAEAQGSHLLIRTVDKSINTTFICHVTNALGTGQAEMTVLVRAEPHEEETQPVLSIPIIVVIVVTVFLVALLLIYFCWFRRSRRTPNSSSANGCISYTAVDLNASSSQDPPAENTR from the exons ATGGTgtggccgccgccgctgctgctgtcGCTGCTGTGCCTGCTCTGGGCGCCCACGAGAGCAG GGACCGGGACGGTTGATGTGCAGGCGCCCGCGCAGGTGCGCGGCTTCCTGGGCGACACGGTGGAGCTGCTGTGCAAACTGCCGCCCCTGGAGCACAAAGTGCAGGTGACGCAGGCCACGTGGACGCGGCGGACGGCGGCGGGGGACGACCTCAACGTGGCGGTCTTccaccccacacagggctccagcTTCCCCGAGCCCGGGCGGCTGGAGTTTGTGGCCGCCAGGCCGGGCGAGGAGCTGCGGGACGCGTCGCTGGCCCTGCGAGGGTTGCGCGCCGAGGACGAGGCCAATTACACCTGCCGGTTCGCCATGTTCCCCGACGGCAGCAAGAGCGCGCGCACCTGGCTCCGCGTGCTGG CCCGGCCGGAGAACGCGGCTGAGACGGAGGAGGTCCCGCCCGGCccgctcagcctggagcctgtgccCGTGGCCCGCTGCGTCTCCCGGGggggccgcccgcccgcccggaTCTCCTGGTCATACCCGGACGGGAAGGCCAATGACAGCCTGGTGCCAGGACACCTGCCTGGCACGTTCGACGTCATCAGCCTCTTAACCTTAACACCCTCCAGCCAGGCAGATGGCCAGAACGTCACCTGCAAAGTGGAGCATGAGAGCTTCAAGGAGGCCGTCCTGCTGTCTGTGACTCTCGCTGTGCCTT ACCCCCCTGAGGTCTCCATTTCGGGCTATGATGACAACTGGTACCTCGGCCGCAGCGAGGCCACCCTGAACTGTGATGTCCGCAGCAAACCAGAGCCCACAGGCTACGACTGGAGCAC GACCAGGGGTCCCCTGCCACCCTCCGCTGAGGCCCAGGGCTCGCACCTCCTGATCCGTACCGTGGACAAGTCAATCAACACGACTTTCATCTGCCACGTCACCAACGCCCTAGGGACTGGCCAGGCAGAAATGACCGTCCTGGTCAGAG CAGAACCTCACGAGGAAGAGACACAACCAGTCCTGTCCATCCCCATCATCGTGGTGATCGTGGTGACCGTGTTCTTAGTGGCCCTGTTGCTGATTTATTTCTGCTGGTTCAGACGCTCCC gTCGGACCCCAAACAGCTCCTCTGCCAATGGC TGTATCTCTTACACGGCGGTGGACCTTAATGCCAGCTCTTCCCAGGACCCGCCCGCGGAGAACACCAGGTGA